The Geothrix sp. DNA segment GCATAGCCCTGCCCGGTGGCCTGCTTGGCAAATTCGAAGGCCGCCTCGGCATCCTTCGGGAAACCCGAACCGTTCTGGTGCATCCAGGCGAGGGTCATGGGGTAGAAGCGGGATTTCGGTTGCTCCGAGGCCTTCTCGTACCAGCTTTTCGCCTGGGCGGGATCCCAGCCGATGCCCGAGCCGTACTCGTGGCACTGCCCCAGCTCCGCCATGGCATCGGCGGATCCGCGGTCCGCGGCCTGGCGCAGCAGCTTGGCGTACTCGGCGTGGTTCACGGGAACGCCGAATCCGTTCTGGTGCAGCTCCGCCAGGTGGTAGAGCCCCCGGGCGTTGCCCTTCGCCGCGCTGGACTTGAGCCACTTCATGGCCTGTGCGGCATCCTTCGGGATGCCCTCGCCACGGAAATGCATCCGCCCCAGGTGGGCCATGGCTTCGGGATCGCCTCCCTCCGCTGCCTTCAGGTACAGCTCCGCGGCGCGGATCCGGTCTCGCTTGACCTCTCCCTGCCCGAGCCAGTACCGATGCGCCTCGGCGAGAACGTCCGGCGCTGCTGGCGAGGGCGGCTGGGCCCGTTCCTGCGCCACCCCAGGCACCGCGAGCAGGAGGGTGAGCGGAGCGACCCGGCTGCCCATGATCGGCGCCCTCAGGCCTTGATCACGTGGGTGTCGGCGAAGAGGTCGTGCAGGCAGCGGCGCGTGGGCTGGAAGATGAAGACCACGTCCATCAGGTGGATGATGCTGCCGATGCCCTGGACCTTGAGGACCAGCTGCACCACGGTGGCCACGACGGCGAAGGGCAGCCAGCGGAGGAAGAAGACGCGCCAGATGCTGGGGATCTCACCGTCGCTGGTGATCATGCGGATGCCCAGGGCCCGCTTGCCGACGGTCTGGCCGTGCTTCACCAGCAGCACGATCTGGGTGATCAGAAGGACCAGCAGGAACAGCAGGGACAGCGCAAGGATGACCAGCATGGACGCGACGCGCCCTCCCATCAGGGCCATGGGCACCAGGATCGCCAGTGCGATGACCGGAGGGGCGAGCACCAGGCCATCCACCAGCGCCGCGCCGAGCCGGCTGAGGCGGGTGGCGGCCTCCACTTCGTAGGTGTCGTGGGTCTGATTGG contains these protein-coding regions:
- a CDS encoding RDD family protein; translation: MDPNQTHDTYEVEAATRLSRLGAALVDGLVLAPPVIALAILVPMALMGGRVASMLVILALSLLFLLVLLITQIVLLVKHGQTVGKRALGIRMITSDGEIPSIWRVFFLRWLPFAVVATVVQLVLKVQGIGSIIHLMDVVFIFQPTRRCLHDLFADTHVIKA